A genomic stretch from Ooceraea biroi isolate clonal line C1 chromosome 3, Obir_v5.4, whole genome shotgun sequence includes:
- the LOC105285706 gene encoding tyrosine-protein kinase Fer isoform X1, with amino-acid sequence MGFSTSLQGQASHEALLARQDAEIKLLETMRRCITTKVKSDREYASTISSLTSQGKKIERNEELVGSLILQSWRDIMDSIDQTAKLIKQQADSIENIVVEQLSMLYSERRRARKLYQEEQTWLNNQFQQLTDDVTRKKMEYQKNLEVYKLMRSRFEEYYVKSGRGGRKLDEVREKYQKACRKLHLTHNEYVLLLGAVTECEHDLRTCYLPSLLHRQQAIHQEFITSWKGILQDIVKYSDFTTEKFLEIHVRVQKVVDGVKPIEEYRDFIGKHKTRPASPIRFTFDENLVDDTSGKLSPNKLTVDNLTIDWLRGRLTELETSLKTTQQNRQSPQFPQENNSDSRISILDYSREREELRLRCQEKKLQRQVDVIRGALNELGCEELPSGCDLSMEGSFTESSTINKRNTVADSGLFTLRRNQRFITMLKSPFKSLPAITDSKNGVIRANSEGPTIKADNNIPPVAPLRVTSHLTNNQKTNGNGGLTEEEWFHGVLPREEVVRLLVNEGDFLVRETMRNDECQIVLSVCWDGHKHFIVQTTPEGHYRFEGPTFPSIQELIKHQWLSGLPVTSRSGAILKTPILRERWELNNDDVILLEKIGRGNFGDVYKAQLKTGKTEVAVKTCKVTLPDEQKRKFLQEGRILKQYDHPNIVKLIGICVQKQPIMIVMELVPGGSLLTYLRKNAGTITQREQLRMCKDAAAGMSYLESKYCIHRDLAARNCLVGYECIVKISDFGMSREEEEYIVSDGMKQIPIKWTAPEALNFGKYTSLCDIWSYGILIWEIFSKGGNPYSGMSNSQAREKIDAGYRMPAPDETPEEIYRLMLRCWEYEPEKRPHFEQIYTVVETLSQAYL; translated from the exons ATGGGCTTCTCCACGAGCCTGCAGGGTCAGGCATCGCACGAGGCGCTGCTGGCTAGGCAGGATGCCGAGATCAAGCTCCTGGAGACGATGCGCAGGTGCATCACGACGAAGGTCAAGTCCGACCGGGAGTATGCCTCTACCATTTCCTCGCTCACCTCGCAAGGGAAGAAGATTGAGCGCAACGAGGAGCTCGTTGGCAGTCTCATATTGCAG AGCTGGAGAGACATAATGGACTCGATTGATCAGACGGCGAAGCTAATTAAGCAGCAAGCGGATTCTATTGAGAATATAGTTGTTGAGCAATTAAGTATGTTATATTCGGAGAGAAGAAGAGCCAGGAAGCTCTATCAAGAGGAGCAGACCTGGCTGAACAATCAGTTTCAGCAG TTGACAGATGATGTGACTAGGAAAAAAATGGAATATCAGAAGAATCTGGAGGTGTATAAATTAATGAGGTCGCGATTCGAAGAGTATTATGTTAAGT CTGGTAGGGGAGGTCGCAAGTTAGATGAAGTGAGAGAAAAGTATCAGAAAGCATGCAGGAAGCTGCATCTGACACACAATGAATATGTACTACTGCTGGGTGCAGTGACGGAATGCGAACATGATTTGAGAACTTGTTACTTGCCAAGTTTGCTTCATCGGCAACAAGCTATTCACCAAGAATTTATAACTTCATG gaaAGGAATACTTCAGGATATTGTAAAATACTCAGATTTTACAACAGAGAAATTTCTGGAGATCCATGTACGAGTGCAAAAGGTAGTCGATGGTGTCAAGCCTATCGAAGAATATAGAGATTTCATTGGAAAGCACAA gACGAGGCCAGCATCTCCAATCAGATTCACATTTGATGAGAATCTTGTGGACGACACTTCAGGGAAATTATCACCAAATAAGCTAACTGTAGATAATTTAACCATAGATTGGCTAAGAGGTCGTCTCACGGAGCTTGAGACTTCTCTCAAAACTACACAACAAAATCGACAGAGCCCACAATTTCCGCAAGAGAATAATAGTGATTCTAG AATTTCAATCTTGGATTATTCTCGCGAAAGGGAAGAACTGAGATTACGTTGTCAAgagaaaaaattgcaaagacAAGTGGATGTTATCAGAGGTGCTCTCAACGAATTAGGCTGTGAGGAATTACCGTCAGGTTGCGATCTTTCTATGGAAGGTTCTTTCACTGAATCGTCTACAATTAACAAA AGGAACACAGTCGCAGACAGTGGTTTGTTCACACTAAGAAGAAATCAGCGATTTATAACAATGTTAAAATCACCTTTCAAATCTTTGCCAGCAATTACCGATTCGAAAAACGGAGTGATTAGAGCAAATAGTGAGGGGCCTACGATCAAAGCAGACAATAATATCCCCCCCGTT gCACCATTGCGTGTAACTTCGCATTTAACTAACAATCAAAAAACTAATGGGAACGGCGGTCTCACGGAAGAGGAATGGTTCCACGGGGTCCTACCGCGAGAAGAAGTTGTACGATTACTCGTCAACGAAGGAGATTTTTTAGTACGCGAAACGATGAGGAATGACGAGTGTCAAATAGTTTTGTCCGTTTGCTGGGACGGACACAAGCATTTTATCGTGCAGACCACGCCAGAG GGGCACTACAGATTCGAGGGACCTACGTTCCCGTCCATTCAAGAATTGATCAAGCATCAATGGTTGTCTGGCTTGCCGGTGACTAGTCGATCTGGTGCTATTCTGAAGACGCCGATCCTGCGCGAGCGGTGGGAGCTCAATAACGATGATGTCATCCTTTTGGAGAAAATAGGCCGA GGGAATTTCGGCGATGTTTATAAAGCACAACTGAAGACTGGCAAGACCGAGGTGGCGGTGAAAACATGCAAGGTGACTCTGCCGGACGAGCAGAAGCGCAAGTTTCTACAAGAGGGGAGAATATTGAAGCAGTACGATCATCCGAACATAGTCAAATTGATCGGTATCTGCGTGCAGAAGCAGCCGATCATGATCGTGATGGAACTGGTACCTG GTGGTTCGTTACTTACCTATTTACGGAAGAACGCTGGTACGATAACGCAGCGGGAGCAACTGCGTATGTGTAAGGACGCCGCAGCTGGAATGAGCTACCTggaatcgaaatattgcatccATAGAGATTTAGCCGCTCGCAATTGCCTCGTGG GATACGAATGCATAGTCAAAATCTCCGACTTTGGGATGTCcagagaggaggaagagtaCATAGTTTCGGATGGCATGAAACAGATTCCTATCAAGTGGACCGCGCCGGAGGCCTTGAATTTTG GTAAATACACGTCGCTTTGCGACATATGGAGTTACGGAATTCTGATATGGGAGATATTCTCCAAAGGCGGTAATCCGTACAGCGGAATGTCCAACTCGCAGGCACGTGAAAAGATAGACGCAG GATATCGAATGCCAGCTCCGGACGAGACACCCGAAGAGATATATCGATTAATGCTACGGTGTTGGGAATACGAGCCGGAGAAACGGCCACATTTCGAGCAGATATACACCGTGGTCGAGACATTATCTCAAGCGTATCTATAA
- the LOC105285706 gene encoding tyrosine-protein kinase Fer isoform X2, whose translation MGFSTSLQGQASHEALLARQDAEIKLLETMRRCITTKVKSDREYASTISSLTSQGKKIERNEELVGSLILQSWRDIMDSIDQTAKLIKQQADSIENIVVEQLSMLYSERRRARKLYQEEQTWLNNQFQQLTDDVTRKKMEYQKNLEVYKLMRSRFEEYYVKSGRGGRKLDEVREKYQKACRKLHLTHNEYVLLLGAVTECEHDLRTCYLPSLLHRQQAIHQEFITSWKGILQDIVKYSDFTTEKFLEIHVRVQKVVDGVKPIEEYRDFIGKHKTRPASPIRFTFDENLVDDTSGKLSPNKLTVDNLTIDWLRGRLTELETSLKTTQQNRQSPQFPQENNSDSRISILDYSREREELRLRCQEKKLQRQVDVIRGALNELGCEELPSGCDLSMEGSFTESSTINKAPLRVTSHLTNNQKTNGNGGLTEEEWFHGVLPREEVVRLLVNEGDFLVRETMRNDECQIVLSVCWDGHKHFIVQTTPEGHYRFEGPTFPSIQELIKHQWLSGLPVTSRSGAILKTPILRERWELNNDDVILLEKIGRGNFGDVYKAQLKTGKTEVAVKTCKVTLPDEQKRKFLQEGRILKQYDHPNIVKLIGICVQKQPIMIVMELVPGGSLLTYLRKNAGTITQREQLRMCKDAAAGMSYLESKYCIHRDLAARNCLVGYECIVKISDFGMSREEEEYIVSDGMKQIPIKWTAPEALNFGKYTSLCDIWSYGILIWEIFSKGGNPYSGMSNSQAREKIDAGYRMPAPDETPEEIYRLMLRCWEYEPEKRPHFEQIYTVVETLSQAYL comes from the exons ATGGGCTTCTCCACGAGCCTGCAGGGTCAGGCATCGCACGAGGCGCTGCTGGCTAGGCAGGATGCCGAGATCAAGCTCCTGGAGACGATGCGCAGGTGCATCACGACGAAGGTCAAGTCCGACCGGGAGTATGCCTCTACCATTTCCTCGCTCACCTCGCAAGGGAAGAAGATTGAGCGCAACGAGGAGCTCGTTGGCAGTCTCATATTGCAG AGCTGGAGAGACATAATGGACTCGATTGATCAGACGGCGAAGCTAATTAAGCAGCAAGCGGATTCTATTGAGAATATAGTTGTTGAGCAATTAAGTATGTTATATTCGGAGAGAAGAAGAGCCAGGAAGCTCTATCAAGAGGAGCAGACCTGGCTGAACAATCAGTTTCAGCAG TTGACAGATGATGTGACTAGGAAAAAAATGGAATATCAGAAGAATCTGGAGGTGTATAAATTAATGAGGTCGCGATTCGAAGAGTATTATGTTAAGT CTGGTAGGGGAGGTCGCAAGTTAGATGAAGTGAGAGAAAAGTATCAGAAAGCATGCAGGAAGCTGCATCTGACACACAATGAATATGTACTACTGCTGGGTGCAGTGACGGAATGCGAACATGATTTGAGAACTTGTTACTTGCCAAGTTTGCTTCATCGGCAACAAGCTATTCACCAAGAATTTATAACTTCATG gaaAGGAATACTTCAGGATATTGTAAAATACTCAGATTTTACAACAGAGAAATTTCTGGAGATCCATGTACGAGTGCAAAAGGTAGTCGATGGTGTCAAGCCTATCGAAGAATATAGAGATTTCATTGGAAAGCACAA gACGAGGCCAGCATCTCCAATCAGATTCACATTTGATGAGAATCTTGTGGACGACACTTCAGGGAAATTATCACCAAATAAGCTAACTGTAGATAATTTAACCATAGATTGGCTAAGAGGTCGTCTCACGGAGCTTGAGACTTCTCTCAAAACTACACAACAAAATCGACAGAGCCCACAATTTCCGCAAGAGAATAATAGTGATTCTAG AATTTCAATCTTGGATTATTCTCGCGAAAGGGAAGAACTGAGATTACGTTGTCAAgagaaaaaattgcaaagacAAGTGGATGTTATCAGAGGTGCTCTCAACGAATTAGGCTGTGAGGAATTACCGTCAGGTTGCGATCTTTCTATGGAAGGTTCTTTCACTGAATCGTCTACAATTAACAAA gCACCATTGCGTGTAACTTCGCATTTAACTAACAATCAAAAAACTAATGGGAACGGCGGTCTCACGGAAGAGGAATGGTTCCACGGGGTCCTACCGCGAGAAGAAGTTGTACGATTACTCGTCAACGAAGGAGATTTTTTAGTACGCGAAACGATGAGGAATGACGAGTGTCAAATAGTTTTGTCCGTTTGCTGGGACGGACACAAGCATTTTATCGTGCAGACCACGCCAGAG GGGCACTACAGATTCGAGGGACCTACGTTCCCGTCCATTCAAGAATTGATCAAGCATCAATGGTTGTCTGGCTTGCCGGTGACTAGTCGATCTGGTGCTATTCTGAAGACGCCGATCCTGCGCGAGCGGTGGGAGCTCAATAACGATGATGTCATCCTTTTGGAGAAAATAGGCCGA GGGAATTTCGGCGATGTTTATAAAGCACAACTGAAGACTGGCAAGACCGAGGTGGCGGTGAAAACATGCAAGGTGACTCTGCCGGACGAGCAGAAGCGCAAGTTTCTACAAGAGGGGAGAATATTGAAGCAGTACGATCATCCGAACATAGTCAAATTGATCGGTATCTGCGTGCAGAAGCAGCCGATCATGATCGTGATGGAACTGGTACCTG GTGGTTCGTTACTTACCTATTTACGGAAGAACGCTGGTACGATAACGCAGCGGGAGCAACTGCGTATGTGTAAGGACGCCGCAGCTGGAATGAGCTACCTggaatcgaaatattgcatccATAGAGATTTAGCCGCTCGCAATTGCCTCGTGG GATACGAATGCATAGTCAAAATCTCCGACTTTGGGATGTCcagagaggaggaagagtaCATAGTTTCGGATGGCATGAAACAGATTCCTATCAAGTGGACCGCGCCGGAGGCCTTGAATTTTG GTAAATACACGTCGCTTTGCGACATATGGAGTTACGGAATTCTGATATGGGAGATATTCTCCAAAGGCGGTAATCCGTACAGCGGAATGTCCAACTCGCAGGCACGTGAAAAGATAGACGCAG GATATCGAATGCCAGCTCCGGACGAGACACCCGAAGAGATATATCGATTAATGCTACGGTGTTGGGAATACGAGCCGGAGAAACGGCCACATTTCGAGCAGATATACACCGTGGTCGAGACATTATCTCAAGCGTATCTATAA
- the LOC105285706 gene encoding tyrosine-protein kinase Fer isoform X3, translating to MLLQSWRDIMDSIDQTAKLIKQQADSIENIVVEQLSMLYSERRRARKLYQEEQTWLNNQFQQLTDDVTRKKMEYQKNLEVYKLMRSRFEEYYVKSGRGGRKLDEVREKYQKACRKLHLTHNEYVLLLGAVTECEHDLRTCYLPSLLHRQQAIHQEFITSWKGILQDIVKYSDFTTEKFLEIHVRVQKVVDGVKPIEEYRDFIGKHKTRPASPIRFTFDENLVDDTSGKLSPNKLTVDNLTIDWLRGRLTELETSLKTTQQNRQSPQFPQENNSDSRISILDYSREREELRLRCQEKKLQRQVDVIRGALNELGCEELPSGCDLSMEGSFTESSTINKRNTVADSGLFTLRRNQRFITMLKSPFKSLPAITDSKNGVIRANSEGPTIKADNNIPPVAPLRVTSHLTNNQKTNGNGGLTEEEWFHGVLPREEVVRLLVNEGDFLVRETMRNDECQIVLSVCWDGHKHFIVQTTPEGHYRFEGPTFPSIQELIKHQWLSGLPVTSRSGAILKTPILRERWELNNDDVILLEKIGRGNFGDVYKAQLKTGKTEVAVKTCKVTLPDEQKRKFLQEGRILKQYDHPNIVKLIGICVQKQPIMIVMELVPGGSLLTYLRKNAGTITQREQLRMCKDAAAGMSYLESKYCIHRDLAARNCLVGYECIVKISDFGMSREEEEYIVSDGMKQIPIKWTAPEALNFGKYTSLCDIWSYGILIWEIFSKGGNPYSGMSNSQAREKIDAGYRMPAPDETPEEIYRLMLRCWEYEPEKRPHFEQIYTVVETLSQAYL from the exons ATGTTGCTGCAGAGCTGGAGAGACATAATGGACTCGATTGATCAGACGGCGAAGCTAATTAAGCAGCAAGCGGATTCTATTGAGAATATAGTTGTTGAGCAATTAAGTATGTTATATTCGGAGAGAAGAAGAGCCAGGAAGCTCTATCAAGAGGAGCAGACCTGGCTGAACAATCAGTTTCAGCAG TTGACAGATGATGTGACTAGGAAAAAAATGGAATATCAGAAGAATCTGGAGGTGTATAAATTAATGAGGTCGCGATTCGAAGAGTATTATGTTAAGT CTGGTAGGGGAGGTCGCAAGTTAGATGAAGTGAGAGAAAAGTATCAGAAAGCATGCAGGAAGCTGCATCTGACACACAATGAATATGTACTACTGCTGGGTGCAGTGACGGAATGCGAACATGATTTGAGAACTTGTTACTTGCCAAGTTTGCTTCATCGGCAACAAGCTATTCACCAAGAATTTATAACTTCATG gaaAGGAATACTTCAGGATATTGTAAAATACTCAGATTTTACAACAGAGAAATTTCTGGAGATCCATGTACGAGTGCAAAAGGTAGTCGATGGTGTCAAGCCTATCGAAGAATATAGAGATTTCATTGGAAAGCACAA gACGAGGCCAGCATCTCCAATCAGATTCACATTTGATGAGAATCTTGTGGACGACACTTCAGGGAAATTATCACCAAATAAGCTAACTGTAGATAATTTAACCATAGATTGGCTAAGAGGTCGTCTCACGGAGCTTGAGACTTCTCTCAAAACTACACAACAAAATCGACAGAGCCCACAATTTCCGCAAGAGAATAATAGTGATTCTAG AATTTCAATCTTGGATTATTCTCGCGAAAGGGAAGAACTGAGATTACGTTGTCAAgagaaaaaattgcaaagacAAGTGGATGTTATCAGAGGTGCTCTCAACGAATTAGGCTGTGAGGAATTACCGTCAGGTTGCGATCTTTCTATGGAAGGTTCTTTCACTGAATCGTCTACAATTAACAAA AGGAACACAGTCGCAGACAGTGGTTTGTTCACACTAAGAAGAAATCAGCGATTTATAACAATGTTAAAATCACCTTTCAAATCTTTGCCAGCAATTACCGATTCGAAAAACGGAGTGATTAGAGCAAATAGTGAGGGGCCTACGATCAAAGCAGACAATAATATCCCCCCCGTT gCACCATTGCGTGTAACTTCGCATTTAACTAACAATCAAAAAACTAATGGGAACGGCGGTCTCACGGAAGAGGAATGGTTCCACGGGGTCCTACCGCGAGAAGAAGTTGTACGATTACTCGTCAACGAAGGAGATTTTTTAGTACGCGAAACGATGAGGAATGACGAGTGTCAAATAGTTTTGTCCGTTTGCTGGGACGGACACAAGCATTTTATCGTGCAGACCACGCCAGAG GGGCACTACAGATTCGAGGGACCTACGTTCCCGTCCATTCAAGAATTGATCAAGCATCAATGGTTGTCTGGCTTGCCGGTGACTAGTCGATCTGGTGCTATTCTGAAGACGCCGATCCTGCGCGAGCGGTGGGAGCTCAATAACGATGATGTCATCCTTTTGGAGAAAATAGGCCGA GGGAATTTCGGCGATGTTTATAAAGCACAACTGAAGACTGGCAAGACCGAGGTGGCGGTGAAAACATGCAAGGTGACTCTGCCGGACGAGCAGAAGCGCAAGTTTCTACAAGAGGGGAGAATATTGAAGCAGTACGATCATCCGAACATAGTCAAATTGATCGGTATCTGCGTGCAGAAGCAGCCGATCATGATCGTGATGGAACTGGTACCTG GTGGTTCGTTACTTACCTATTTACGGAAGAACGCTGGTACGATAACGCAGCGGGAGCAACTGCGTATGTGTAAGGACGCCGCAGCTGGAATGAGCTACCTggaatcgaaatattgcatccATAGAGATTTAGCCGCTCGCAATTGCCTCGTGG GATACGAATGCATAGTCAAAATCTCCGACTTTGGGATGTCcagagaggaggaagagtaCATAGTTTCGGATGGCATGAAACAGATTCCTATCAAGTGGACCGCGCCGGAGGCCTTGAATTTTG GTAAATACACGTCGCTTTGCGACATATGGAGTTACGGAATTCTGATATGGGAGATATTCTCCAAAGGCGGTAATCCGTACAGCGGAATGTCCAACTCGCAGGCACGTGAAAAGATAGACGCAG GATATCGAATGCCAGCTCCGGACGAGACACCCGAAGAGATATATCGATTAATGCTACGGTGTTGGGAATACGAGCCGGAGAAACGGCCACATTTCGAGCAGATATACACCGTGGTCGAGACATTATCTCAAGCGTATCTATAA
- the LOC105285706 gene encoding tyrosine-protein kinase Fer isoform X4 — translation MRWRRKGILQDIVKYSDFTTEKFLEIHVRVQKVVDGVKPIEEYRDFIGKHKTRPASPIRFTFDENLVDDTSGKLSPNKLTVDNLTIDWLRGRLTELETSLKTTQQNRQSPQFPQENNSDSRISILDYSREREELRLRCQEKKLQRQVDVIRGALNELGCEELPSGCDLSMEGSFTESSTINKRNTVADSGLFTLRRNQRFITMLKSPFKSLPAITDSKNGVIRANSEGPTIKADNNIPPVAPLRVTSHLTNNQKTNGNGGLTEEEWFHGVLPREEVVRLLVNEGDFLVRETMRNDECQIVLSVCWDGHKHFIVQTTPEGHYRFEGPTFPSIQELIKHQWLSGLPVTSRSGAILKTPILRERWELNNDDVILLEKIGRGNFGDVYKAQLKTGKTEVAVKTCKVTLPDEQKRKFLQEGRILKQYDHPNIVKLIGICVQKQPIMIVMELVPGGSLLTYLRKNAGTITQREQLRMCKDAAAGMSYLESKYCIHRDLAARNCLVGYECIVKISDFGMSREEEEYIVSDGMKQIPIKWTAPEALNFGKYTSLCDIWSYGILIWEIFSKGGNPYSGMSNSQAREKIDAGYRMPAPDETPEEIYRLMLRCWEYEPEKRPHFEQIYTVVETLSQAYL, via the exons ATG AGATGGAGAAG gaaAGGAATACTTCAGGATATTGTAAAATACTCAGATTTTACAACAGAGAAATTTCTGGAGATCCATGTACGAGTGCAAAAGGTAGTCGATGGTGTCAAGCCTATCGAAGAATATAGAGATTTCATTGGAAAGCACAA gACGAGGCCAGCATCTCCAATCAGATTCACATTTGATGAGAATCTTGTGGACGACACTTCAGGGAAATTATCACCAAATAAGCTAACTGTAGATAATTTAACCATAGATTGGCTAAGAGGTCGTCTCACGGAGCTTGAGACTTCTCTCAAAACTACACAACAAAATCGACAGAGCCCACAATTTCCGCAAGAGAATAATAGTGATTCTAG AATTTCAATCTTGGATTATTCTCGCGAAAGGGAAGAACTGAGATTACGTTGTCAAgagaaaaaattgcaaagacAAGTGGATGTTATCAGAGGTGCTCTCAACGAATTAGGCTGTGAGGAATTACCGTCAGGTTGCGATCTTTCTATGGAAGGTTCTTTCACTGAATCGTCTACAATTAACAAA AGGAACACAGTCGCAGACAGTGGTTTGTTCACACTAAGAAGAAATCAGCGATTTATAACAATGTTAAAATCACCTTTCAAATCTTTGCCAGCAATTACCGATTCGAAAAACGGAGTGATTAGAGCAAATAGTGAGGGGCCTACGATCAAAGCAGACAATAATATCCCCCCCGTT gCACCATTGCGTGTAACTTCGCATTTAACTAACAATCAAAAAACTAATGGGAACGGCGGTCTCACGGAAGAGGAATGGTTCCACGGGGTCCTACCGCGAGAAGAAGTTGTACGATTACTCGTCAACGAAGGAGATTTTTTAGTACGCGAAACGATGAGGAATGACGAGTGTCAAATAGTTTTGTCCGTTTGCTGGGACGGACACAAGCATTTTATCGTGCAGACCACGCCAGAG GGGCACTACAGATTCGAGGGACCTACGTTCCCGTCCATTCAAGAATTGATCAAGCATCAATGGTTGTCTGGCTTGCCGGTGACTAGTCGATCTGGTGCTATTCTGAAGACGCCGATCCTGCGCGAGCGGTGGGAGCTCAATAACGATGATGTCATCCTTTTGGAGAAAATAGGCCGA GGGAATTTCGGCGATGTTTATAAAGCACAACTGAAGACTGGCAAGACCGAGGTGGCGGTGAAAACATGCAAGGTGACTCTGCCGGACGAGCAGAAGCGCAAGTTTCTACAAGAGGGGAGAATATTGAAGCAGTACGATCATCCGAACATAGTCAAATTGATCGGTATCTGCGTGCAGAAGCAGCCGATCATGATCGTGATGGAACTGGTACCTG GTGGTTCGTTACTTACCTATTTACGGAAGAACGCTGGTACGATAACGCAGCGGGAGCAACTGCGTATGTGTAAGGACGCCGCAGCTGGAATGAGCTACCTggaatcgaaatattgcatccATAGAGATTTAGCCGCTCGCAATTGCCTCGTGG GATACGAATGCATAGTCAAAATCTCCGACTTTGGGATGTCcagagaggaggaagagtaCATAGTTTCGGATGGCATGAAACAGATTCCTATCAAGTGGACCGCGCCGGAGGCCTTGAATTTTG GTAAATACACGTCGCTTTGCGACATATGGAGTTACGGAATTCTGATATGGGAGATATTCTCCAAAGGCGGTAATCCGTACAGCGGAATGTCCAACTCGCAGGCACGTGAAAAGATAGACGCAG GATATCGAATGCCAGCTCCGGACGAGACACCCGAAGAGATATATCGATTAATGCTACGGTGTTGGGAATACGAGCCGGAGAAACGGCCACATTTCGAGCAGATATACACCGTGGTCGAGACATTATCTCAAGCGTATCTATAA
- the LOC105285707 gene encoding translation initiation factor eIF-2B subunit alpha, which produces MDRREIRQYFNDIIKNEKDVSAGMAAIRTLLKVLEHSKSETVQELRGCLQDAIDAMRSTETPVTAIASGSELFLRFITLATLDTPSFAECKGIMLDRGKIFYEKLVAARGKVAKVAEHFITDGSTILTHSKSRVVLQAMKEAAANNKIFEVYVTSSSPDNIGEEMCRNLTKLGISCTMILDSAVGYVMEQVDMVMVGAEGVAESGGVINKIGTYTMAICAKEMKKPFYVLTESFKFARIYPLNQVDLPNEFKYTSSTLSNDLKKEHPLVDYTPPHYISLLFTDLGILTPSAVSDELIKLYL; this is translated from the exons ATGGATAGGAGAG AAATCCGTCAATACTTTAAcgatatcattaaaaatgagAAGGACGTGTCCGCTGGGATGGCTGCAATTCGTACTTTATTAAAAGTACTGGAACACTCGAAAT CAGAAACAGTTCAGGAACTCCGGGGTTGCTTGCAAGATGCAATCGATGCTATGAGATCCACAGAAACTCCCGTCACCGCAATTGCCTCCGGCAGTGAATTGTTCCTCCGTTTCATCACACTAGCGACATTGGATACTCCT TCATTTGCAGAGTGCAAAGGAATCATGTTAGACAGAGGCAAGATATTCTATGAGAAACTAGTTGCAGCGCGAGGGAAAGTAGCTAAAGTAGCGGAACATTTTATTACAGATGGTTCG ACTATACTTACACACTCCAAATCGAGAGTTGTGCTGCAAGCAATGAAGGAAGCAGCcgcaaacaataaaatattcgagGTATACGTGACATCATCTTCGCCTGACAATATCGG TGAAGAGATGTGCAGGAACTTAACGAAACTAGGAATATCGTGTACGATGATCTTGGACTCTGCAGTGGGATATGTGATGGAACAAGTGGATATGGTGATGGTAGGAGCTGAGGGTGTCGCAGAAAGTGGCGGTGTGATCAACAAA ATAGGCACGTATACAATGGCCATATGTGCGAAAGAGATGAAGAAACCATTTTACGTATTGACAGAGAGTTTCAAATTCGCAAGGATCTATCCCTTGAACCAGGTAGACCTGCCTAACGAATTTAAG TATACATCCAGTACTCTAAGTAATGATCTGAAGAAGGAGCATCCATTAGTGGACTATACTCCGCCTCACTACATCAGTTTGTTGTTCACCGACTTAGGAATTCTGACGCCGTCAGCTGTTAGTGACGAActcataaaattgtatttataa